A stretch of the Capsicum annuum cultivar UCD-10X-F1 chromosome 8, UCD10Xv1.1, whole genome shotgun sequence genome encodes the following:
- the LOC107860921 gene encoding uncharacterized protein LOC107860921, with protein sequence MALALWLPLKVVEYPNPSVGRDLIDDTIEEVGKNEENCPVDSEKLHSNDIPSTISSKFMAMLKQLTMNVPLVEALEHMPGYAKFIKDLVTKKRTKEADPGEFTILCTIRSLDFPKALCDLGASINLMLFVVYNKLDFVILDFKVDFEVPIILGRPFLIIESVLIYLWANDLLFRFNGEVVWFDVCQSMKQHKEINVFSIVDVYYEDEREVPIEEKFVVETLPAILMNFDSEGIEKYE encoded by the exons ATGGCTCTTGCATTGTGgttaccactcaaagtggtagAGTATCCAAACCCTTCTGTGGGCAGAGATTTGATTGATGatacaattgaagaagttgggaaaaatgaagaaaattgtCCAGTGGATTCTGAAAAATTGCATAGTAATGACATTCCATCAACCATAAGCAG caaattcatggcaatgctgaagcagctgacgATGAATGTGCCTTTAGTGGAGGCATTAGAGCATATGcctggatatgctaagtttataaaGGACCTTGTGACAAAGAAGAGAACA AAGGAGGCAGACCCGGGAGAATTCACCATCCTTTGTACTATTAGGTCACTTGATTTTCCAAAGGCCTTGTGTGATCTCGGAGCAAGCATTAACCTGATGCTATTTGTTGTTTATAATAagttgg ATTTTGTTATTCTGGATTTcaaggtggattttgaggtacccataattttaggtaGACCTTTTCTCATAATTGAAAGCGTGCTTATTTATTTGTGGGCTAATGATCTCCTGTTTAGATTTAATGGTGAGGTAGTTTGGTTCGATGTGTGCCAGTCTATGAAGCAGCACAAGGAGATAAATGTATTCTCTattgttgatgtttattatgaggatgagcgaGAGGTGCCGATAGAGGAGAAATTTGTTGTTGAAACTCTACCCGCTATTTTGATGAACTTTGATAGCGAAGGCATTGAAAAGTATGAGTAG
- the LOC107845899 gene encoding uncharacterized protein LOC107845899 — MSSPSKEGDDSSKISVQDDQIRRAQLQMQFRGTRKVDFQTMEAYVNELKSIANSLAEIDSPISDPNMVLQLLAGLPSEYLPLQTTISSRCPLPAFEEVCSMVYMQQALLSKDHGEQITGDPGVVDAKQSSAFCTLEKLVTAGTTVVAVVGTVSTVVAAATTLSGAVGAVGAVGASRMIVAGAMTAVAGAVAGWKLWQANKYTNY, encoded by the exons ATGAGTTCTCCAAGCAAGGAAGGTGATGATAGTTCCAAAATTTCAGTTCAAGATGATCAGATCCGGCGAGCTCAACTACAAATGCAATTTCGCGGTACGAGAAAAGTTGATTTCCAGACAATGGAAGCCTATGTGAATGAATTGAAATCCATAGCCAATTCTCTAGCAGAAATAGACAGTCCTATATCAGATCCAAACATGGTGTTGCAGCTTCTTGCTGGTTTGCCTAGTGAATACTTACCCCTCCagacaacaatatcatcaaggtGTCCTCTCCCTGCTTTTGAAGAAGTTTGTTCCATGGTGTACATGCAACAAGCCTTATTATCGAAG GATCACGGAGAGCAAATTACAGGTGATCCTGGTGTTGTTGATGCAAAGCAATCGTCTGCTTTTTGTACCTTAGAGAAGTTGGTTACTGCAGGGACTACTGTAGTTGCTGTAGTGGGTACAGTGAGTACTGTAGTTGCTGCAGCCACTACATTGAGTGGTGCAGTGGGTGCAGTGGGTGCAGTGGGTGCATCGAGAATGATTGTAGCTGGTGCAATGACTGCTGTAGCTGGTGCGGTGGCTGGCTGGAAACTTTGGCAAGCAAATAAGTACACAAATTATTAA